The following coding sequences lie in one Mucilaginibacter sp. KACC 22773 genomic window:
- the rpsF gene encoding 30S ribosomal protein S6: MQQYEIVIVLTPLLSVEVAAEANAKFSKILTDGGAEIVQEDNWGLRKLAYPIQKKTTGYYHLTEFKAPGELINKLEVELRRDERVLRFLTIALDKHAVAYNDKKRSGAFNKKPKATEEASK, encoded by the coding sequence ATGCAACAGTACGAAATCGTGATCGTTCTAACCCCGTTGTTATCAGTAGAAGTTGCTGCCGAGGCTAACGCCAAGTTCAGCAAAATCTTAACTGATGGCGGAGCCGAAATTGTCCAGGAGGATAATTGGGGTTTGAGAAAATTAGCGTACCCTATTCAAAAAAAGACTACAGGGTACTATCACTTAACTGAATTTAAGGCTCCGGGTGAATTAATTAACAAATTGGAGGTTGAATTAAGGCGCGATGAGCGTGTTTTGCGTTTCCTGACCATTGCTTTAGATAAGCATGCTGTTGCGTACAACGACAAAAAACGCAGCGGTGCCTTTAACAAGAAACCTAAAGCAACAGAGGAGGCTTCAAAATAA
- a CDS encoding NADP-dependent isocitrate dehydrogenase, which yields MSKIKVENPVVELDGDEMTRIIWKFIKDKLIIPYLDLDIKYYDLGIEYRDETNDQVTVDAANAILKYGVGIKCATITPDEARVEEFGLKQMWRSPNGTIRNILDGTVFREPIVMANVPRLVPNWTAPICIGRHAFGDQYRATDFVTKGKGKLTITFSPEDGGAEQSFEVFNFKGDGVALAMYNTDESIKGFAHACFNQALMKGWPLYLSTKNTILKKYDGRFKDIFEEIYQNDYKAKFAEAGITYEHRLIDDMVASALKWNGNFVWACKNYDGDVQSDTVAQGFGSLGLMTSTLVTPDGTVMEAEAAHGTVTRHYREHQAGKPTSTNPIASIFAWTRGLEFRGILDKNQELIDFCKALEQVCIETVESGKMTKDLAITIKPKVEHGTDYLYTEEFLAAIDENLKAKLGK from the coding sequence ATGTCAAAAATTAAAGTAGAAAATCCGGTAGTTGAGCTGGATGGCGATGAAATGACCCGGATCATCTGGAAATTCATCAAAGACAAATTGATCATCCCTTATCTTGACCTGGATATCAAATATTACGATTTAGGTATCGAGTACCGTGATGAAACCAACGATCAGGTAACCGTTGATGCCGCAAATGCTATTTTAAAATATGGTGTAGGTATTAAATGTGCAACCATTACACCCGATGAAGCGCGTGTTGAAGAATTTGGCCTAAAACAAATGTGGCGGTCGCCAAATGGTACTATTCGTAACATTTTGGATGGTACTGTTTTTCGCGAGCCTATTGTTATGGCAAATGTACCACGTTTAGTACCAAACTGGACAGCCCCCATATGTATTGGCCGCCATGCTTTTGGCGATCAGTACCGTGCTACCGATTTTGTTACCAAAGGAAAAGGTAAATTAACAATCACTTTCAGTCCGGAAGATGGCGGTGCAGAACAATCATTTGAGGTATTTAATTTTAAAGGCGACGGTGTAGCTCTGGCTATGTATAATACTGATGAATCTATCAAGGGCTTTGCACATGCATGCTTTAACCAGGCGTTAATGAAAGGCTGGCCTTTATATTTATCAACCAAAAATACTATCCTTAAAAAATATGACGGCCGTTTTAAGGATATTTTTGAAGAAATCTACCAAAACGATTATAAGGCAAAATTTGCTGAAGCCGGTATTACTTACGAACATCGTTTAATTGACGACATGGTTGCATCTGCCCTTAAATGGAATGGTAACTTTGTTTGGGCTTGTAAAAACTACGATGGCGACGTACAATCTGATACGGTAGCACAAGGTTTTGGTTCCTTGGGTTTAATGACATCAACGCTGGTTACACCTGATGGTACGGTTATGGAAGCTGAAGCTGCACACGGTACAGTTACCCGCCATTATCGCGAGCACCAGGCTGGTAAACCAACATCTACCAATCCAATTGCATCCATTTTTGCGTGGACAAGAGGCTTGGAGTTCCGGGGAATATTGGATAAAAATCAGGAGCTGATAGATTTCTGTAAAGCTTTGGAGCAAGTTTGTATTGAAACTGTGGAAAGCGGTAAAATGACCAAAGATTTGGCCATTACTATTAAACCGAAAGTTGAGCACGGCACAGATTATTTATACACCGAAGAGTTTTTGGCAGCGATAGACGAAAACTTAAAAGCAAAGTTAGGTAAATAA
- the rpsR gene encoding 30S ribosomal protein S18, translating to MANEQIKYVTAPKVEDNRKKYCRFKKNGIKYIDYKDANFLLKFINDQGKVLPRRLTGTSLKFQRKVAQAVKRARHIGLLPYVTDSLK from the coding sequence ATGGCAAACGAACAAATTAAATACGTTACCGCTCCAAAAGTGGAGGATAACCGTAAAAAATACTGCCGTTTTAAAAAGAATGGTATTAAGTATATCGATTACAAAGACGCTAACTTTTTATTAAAGTTCATTAACGATCAGGGTAAAGTATTACCACGCCGTTTAACTGGTACTTCATTAAAATTCCAGCGTAAAGTGGCCCAGGCTGTTAAACGTGCACGCCACATTGGTTTATTACCTTACGTTACAGATTCATTAAAATAA
- a CDS encoding DUF5686 and carboxypeptidase regulatory-like domain-containing protein: MKLSLLLILFFGLSVHVFSQQFSIISGKITDEHNHPIPFASVYVKNTTKGVSANSEGVYSLQLAPGNYELQFKAVGYTQQIKQINLNQNQVINISLKTETYQLKDITIRAGGEDPAYAIIRKAIKKRKTYLNEVKAYTCDIYIKGLQKLLAAPKKFMGFDVQKATSEAGLDSSRTGIVYLSESESKYSFMQPDLVHEVQVSSKVSGYNRAFSFNRASDMLVNFYQNFESWKRLSNRPLVSPIAENALFYYNYKLIGMTIENGETINKIQVTPKRGYDPCFEGYIYILDDSWRIAALQLFITKKANINYVDTLKISQQFYPVDARTWMPATIKFEFTGGVFGFKLGGYFISVYKNYNLAPVLNKKDFAERINITKGHDKDSVYWAQERPIPLTDEEKKDYQVKGKLAVKRESKLYLDSLDKANNTFKLSNLLLTGIDTRNRYKKESFHYSSVLNSVLYNTVEGLAINYGVGFTKMIDTVDSRFIAVNARVRYGFGNHLFGGVAGVSVPVKQMTLNFNAGSDVIDLNNLQPLSAFVNSVYTLFRRENFQKLYQKQFASASLTGRISGGWQASANVEWANRKWLPNTTDYSFFNKNNRQFTSNNPLLSIQDVPLFPQNQSFKISVRTSYDFSNRYETYPFGRRYLPSKYPTIGINYTKGIGGVLGSDVDYDQLSADISKSDIDLGFYGQTSFFIGAGKFINASKIYFPDYKHFDGDQTHVYKPSFNRFLLLDYYTFSTADKYLEGHLEHNFSGFITNKIPVLRNLKLQEIINVNYLSTPTLKNYTELGFGMQRGLVRVMYGRSYNTGSNIRNALRVGISL, encoded by the coding sequence ATGAAATTAAGCTTACTGTTAATACTGTTTTTCGGTTTAAGTGTCCATGTATTTTCACAACAGTTTAGTATTATCAGCGGTAAAATTACCGACGAGCATAACCACCCCATTCCGTTTGCTTCCGTATATGTAAAAAATACTACTAAAGGGGTCTCGGCTAATAGCGAGGGTGTGTATTCCCTGCAATTAGCACCCGGTAATTATGAGCTGCAATTTAAAGCTGTTGGTTATACACAACAAATTAAACAGATAAACCTTAACCAAAATCAGGTGATTAACATCAGCCTGAAAACAGAAACATACCAGCTTAAAGATATTACCATACGCGCAGGAGGCGAAGACCCCGCCTACGCAATTATCCGTAAGGCCATCAAAAAACGTAAAACCTATTTAAACGAGGTGAAAGCCTATACCTGCGATATTTATATAAAAGGTTTGCAAAAATTGCTGGCTGCGCCTAAAAAGTTTATGGGTTTTGATGTACAAAAAGCCACCAGCGAGGCCGGGCTTGATTCCAGTCGCACAGGCATCGTTTACTTGTCGGAGTCCGAATCGAAATACAGCTTTATGCAGCCCGATCTGGTGCACGAGGTGCAGGTATCCTCAAAGGTATCGGGCTATAACCGGGCCTTCAGCTTTAACCGTGCTTCAGATATGCTGGTGAACTTTTACCAGAATTTTGAAAGCTGGAAACGCCTGAGCAACCGCCCGCTGGTATCGCCCATTGCCGAAAATGCCCTGTTTTATTATAACTATAAACTGATAGGGATGACCATTGAGAACGGCGAAACCATCAACAAAATACAAGTAACACCCAAACGCGGTTATGATCCTTGTTTTGAAGGATATATTTATATTTTGGACGATAGCTGGCGTATTGCCGCGCTACAACTTTTTATTACCAAAAAAGCCAATATCAACTACGTAGATACGCTGAAGATAAGCCAGCAGTTTTATCCCGTTGATGCCCGAACCTGGATGCCCGCCACTATTAAGTTTGAATTTACAGGTGGTGTTTTTGGCTTTAAGCTGGGTGGATATTTTATAAGTGTATATAAAAACTACAACCTGGCCCCTGTGCTCAACAAAAAGGATTTTGCCGAACGCATTAACATTACCAAAGGGCACGATAAAGATTCGGTTTACTGGGCACAGGAGCGGCCCATCCCGCTTACTGATGAAGAGAAGAAAGATTACCAAGTAAAAGGAAAACTGGCTGTCAAACGGGAATCAAAACTATACCTTGATTCATTGGATAAGGCCAATAACACCTTTAAATTAAGCAACCTGTTGCTCACGGGTATTGATACCCGTAACCGTTACAAAAAAGAATCTTTTCATTATAGCAGCGTACTCAACTCGGTTTTATACAATACTGTTGAAGGTTTGGCCATCAACTACGGGGTAGGGTTTACTAAGATGATTGATACGGTTGATAGCCGCTTTATAGCTGTAAATGCTCGGGTGCGCTACGGCTTTGGTAACCACTTGTTTGGCGGAGTTGCTGGTGTCTCCGTCCCTGTAAAACAGATGACGTTGAATTTTAACGCCGGATCAGACGTTATCGACCTTAATAACCTGCAGCCTTTATCAGCATTTGTAAATTCGGTTTATACGCTTTTCAGGCGGGAGAATTTCCAGAAACTTTACCAAAAACAATTTGCATCGGCATCGCTTACCGGCCGTATCAGCGGTGGCTGGCAGGCAAGTGCCAATGTAGAATGGGCCAACCGTAAATGGCTGCCCAATACAACCGATTATAGCTTTTTTAATAAAAATAACCGGCAGTTTACTTCAAACAACCCGCTGTTATCAATACAGGATGTACCTTTATTCCCCCAAAATCAATCTTTTAAAATAAGCGTCCGCACCAGTTATGATTTTAGCAACAGGTATGAAACCTATCCGTTCGGCCGCCGTTATCTACCCTCAAAGTATCCAACAATCGGAATTAACTATACAAAAGGCATAGGCGGTGTGCTGGGCAGCGATGTAGATTACGACCAGCTAAGCGCCGACATTTCTAAATCGGATATCGACCTTGGATTCTACGGCCAAACGTCGTTTTTTATTGGCGCAGGTAAGTTTATCAACGCAAGTAAAATATACTTCCCCGATTACAAACATTTTGATGGCGACCAAACCCATGTATACAAGCCATCGTTCAACCGTTTTTTGTTGTTAGATTATTACACCTTCAGCACAGCCGATAAATACCTTGAAGGCCATCTGGAACATAACTTTTCGGGTTTTATAACCAATAAGATCCCCGTTTTAAGAAACCTGAAGTTGCAGGAGATCATCAACGTAAATTACCTCTCGACCCCAACGCTTAAAAATTATACCGAACTGGGCTTTGGCATGCAGCGCGGCCTGGTACGCGTAATGTACGGCCGCAGCTATAATACGGGTAGTAATATTAGGAATGCGTTAAGGGTGGGGATATCTTTATAG
- a CDS encoding capsule assembly Wzi family protein translates to MKKVFLFAALVSVYSVARSQEKDVHISLEAQGIETTNGTVPFWLRSNQFGSIPLSGTSGSIIGRIRKDYDTTKTFDWGASFEGRGNAGKTSQFILVEGFVKAHAGIVELKAGRSKDIVGLVDSTLSSGSFPISGNALGIPKVSLSIPNYYSIPVFGKLFAIKGALANGYLGNVKAKYVKEPTDFKGYYLQNDLYVRIGKPSWRFKFQVGYNHEAIWGNEKRVFGNYFNLSEPETYWYVLLGKTYKGGSKVGNHLGSVDLGAEYKFDALTVFLYRQNFYDIGALASLANIADGLNGISIINNHPQNSDFHWNKFLFEFLYTANQGGVLGSKRTLSGAENYYNNYEYIEGWSYKDLGLGTPFITTINDAKTNLGSAEKQFFINNRVLALHLAAQAYLFNWLYTGKMSYSQNQGTFETGTEQFLSVGGRVKTPSNYGAFKKVNEYSVYFGGIRPLKNGYNIGYDIGYDHGGLLYNSFGLILKASKSFL, encoded by the coding sequence ATGAAGAAAGTATTTCTATTTGCAGCTTTAGTTTCGGTTTATTCCGTAGCCCGGTCCCAGGAGAAAGATGTTCATATTAGCTTAGAAGCCCAGGGTATTGAAACCACCAACGGTACCGTACCTTTCTGGCTAAGATCAAATCAATTCGGCAGTATTCCGCTTTCGGGCACTTCCGGTAGTATAATTGGCAGAATCCGAAAGGACTATGATACCACTAAAACATTTGACTGGGGCGCTTCATTTGAAGGAAGGGGCAATGCAGGTAAAACCAGTCAGTTTATACTGGTTGAGGGATTTGTGAAGGCTCATGCAGGTATTGTTGAGTTAAAAGCAGGCCGCTCAAAGGACATTGTTGGCCTGGTTGACTCTACCTTATCGTCCGGATCATTCCCGATATCAGGAAATGCGTTAGGCATTCCTAAGGTAAGCTTAAGCATCCCCAATTATTACAGCATCCCTGTTTTTGGAAAATTATTTGCTATAAAGGGGGCATTGGCAAACGGGTATTTAGGCAACGTTAAAGCAAAGTATGTAAAAGAGCCAACAGATTTTAAGGGCTATTACTTGCAAAATGATCTTTATGTCAGAATTGGTAAACCCTCATGGCGGTTCAAATTCCAGGTAGGGTATAACCACGAAGCTATTTGGGGAAACGAAAAACGTGTGTTTGGCAATTACTTTAATCTGTCGGAACCAGAAACTTATTGGTATGTGCTTTTAGGTAAAACGTATAAAGGGGGATCAAAAGTAGGCAATCATTTAGGTTCGGTAGATTTGGGCGCCGAATATAAATTTGACGCGCTTACGGTATTCTTATATCGGCAAAATTTTTATGATATAGGAGCATTAGCGTCGCTGGCTAATATCGCAGATGGTTTAAACGGTATTAGCATCATCAACAACCACCCCCAAAATAGTGATTTTCATTGGAACAAATTCTTATTTGAATTTTTATACACAGCGAACCAAGGGGGGGTGTTAGGTTCAAAGCGCACACTTTCCGGCGCCGAGAATTATTACAATAATTATGAGTATATAGAAGGTTGGTCATATAAAGATTTAGGCTTGGGTACACCGTTTATAACAACAATTAATGATGCCAAGACTAATTTGGGTTCGGCAGAAAAGCAGTTTTTTATAAACAATCGGGTGCTTGCTTTGCACCTTGCGGCACAAGCATACTTGTTTAACTGGCTATATACAGGCAAAATGTCTTATTCGCAAAACCAAGGCACATTTGAGACCGGTACCGAGCAATTTCTTAGTGTAGGCGGTCGGGTGAAAACCCCAAGTAATTATGGTGCATTTAAAAAAGTAAATGAGTATTCGGTTTACTTTGGTGGGATAAGACCCTTAAAAAATGGATACAACATTGGTTACGATATTGGCTATGACCATGGGGGCTTGCTTTATAATTCATTTGGCCTTATATTAAAGGCATCAAAATCATTCTTATAA
- a CDS encoding ABA4-like family protein — protein sequence MNPAQVFSIVNAMAALQWLLLIVMPKWKVTQWLVNHAAVPLLLSAIYCIYIAVFFSIHGGGFGSIQEVRILFSNDKLLLAGWVHYLAFDLLIGFSIVKSARASAVSHWLVIPCLALTFMFGPCGYFLYQIIYKIKSSQ from the coding sequence ATGAATCCGGCACAGGTTTTTTCTATCGTTAACGCTATGGCTGCTTTGCAGTGGCTTTTGTTAATTGTAATGCCTAAATGGAAAGTTACGCAGTGGTTAGTTAACCACGCTGCTGTTCCCTTATTGCTTTCGGCAATTTATTGCATTTATATAGCGGTTTTTTTTAGTATCCATGGCGGTGGTTTTGGGTCGATACAGGAAGTTCGCATACTTTTTAGTAATGATAAACTGTTGCTTGCGGGCTGGGTTCATTACCTCGCTTTTGATTTACTGATAGGTTTTTCTATCGTTAAATCGGCCCGGGCTTCGGCGGTCTCGCATTGGCTGGTTATACCCTGCCTGGCGCTCACCTTTATGTTTGGCCCTTGTGGCTATTTCCTTTATCAAATTATTTACAAAATTAAATCCTCACAATGA
- a CDS encoding histone H1: MKKFTEVKELVASLEADADKFYNKGNSAAGTRVRKGMQDLKNLAQAIRLEVQEAKNKES; this comes from the coding sequence ATGAAAAAATTTACTGAAGTAAAGGAGCTTGTAGCTTCTTTAGAGGCTGACGCCGACAAATTCTACAACAAAGGAAACAGCGCTGCCGGAACCCGTGTTCGCAAAGGCATGCAAGATCTTAAAAACCTGGCACAGGCAATCCGCCTTGAGGTTCAGGAGGCGAAAAACAAAGAAAGCTAA
- a CDS encoding DNA polymerase III subunit gamma/tau, with translation MDNFIVSARKYRPATFETVVGQQHITNTLKNAIKNNQLAQAFLFCGPRGVGKTTCARILAKTINCTNLQQNGEACGECPSCKAFENGNSFNVHELDAASNNSVDDIRSLIEQVRIPPQAARYKVYIIDEVHMLSQAAFNAFLKTLEEPPHYAIFILATTEKHKILPTILSRCQIFDFNRIRVDDMAGHLAGIAGKENISYEPDGLHIIAQKADGGLRDALSMFDQIVSFSGGKVTYRSVIDNLNILDYDYYFNITESLLKEDTAKVLLFFDEILSRGFDGAHFIAGLSEHFRNLLVSKDQSTLKLLEVSEGIKNKYLQQSQAGSVSFLLSAMNIANQCDISYKLSKNQRLQVELALLKMCHLPSAFSMATAPLNTTPIADGGLKKKPDTPAITHPAANKVVNDHLVLSDAQPVYNKTAPETSAYTAPAAPPVQVKEAVAEKPKIIMPLRSTLTPSLTDTAKTEEEILEEEDPYLKGDARDDFTMDSFLKYWSDFAAKVKADGKKNLVTIFTSNAPRMIKPYEFEILVGNKVQENLFREERPGMHNFLRSKLNNFTIEVNARVDEQEVVRKPYTSIEKFQYMASRNPELMELRNRFNLDFD, from the coding sequence GTGGATAATTTCATTGTTTCGGCCCGTAAGTATCGCCCGGCTACTTTTGAAACCGTTGTTGGTCAGCAACATATAACCAATACGCTCAAAAACGCTATTAAAAACAACCAGCTTGCACAGGCATTTTTGTTTTGTGGTCCGCGTGGTGTGGGTAAAACTACGTGCGCACGTATCCTGGCCAAAACCATTAACTGTACTAATTTGCAGCAAAATGGCGAGGCTTGCGGTGAATGCCCAAGCTGCAAAGCCTTTGAAAACGGCAACTCTTTTAACGTTCACGAACTGGATGCTGCATCTAATAACTCGGTTGATGATATCCGCAGTTTAATTGAGCAGGTGCGCATACCGCCACAGGCTGCGCGTTACAAGGTGTATATTATTGATGAGGTGCACATGCTATCGCAGGCGGCGTTTAACGCCTTCCTTAAAACGCTGGAAGAGCCGCCTCATTATGCCATATTTATATTGGCCACTACCGAGAAGCACAAAATATTGCCTACCATATTATCCCGTTGCCAGATATTTGATTTTAACCGCATCAGGGTTGATGATATGGCCGGCCACCTGGCTGGTATCGCAGGCAAAGAAAATATCAGTTATGAACCCGATGGCCTGCATATTATAGCCCAAAAAGCCGATGGTGGATTACGGGATGCGCTATCGATGTTTGATCAGATCGTAAGTTTCTCGGGTGGTAAGGTTACCTATCGTTCGGTTATTGATAACCTGAACATACTTGATTACGATTACTATTTTAATATAACAGAAAGCCTGCTCAAAGAAGACACTGCCAAAGTGCTGTTATTTTTTGACGAGATATTGTCGCGTGGTTTTGATGGGGCACACTTTATTGCCGGCTTAAGCGAACACTTTCGTAACCTGCTGGTGAGTAAAGATCAATCAACTTTAAAGTTATTGGAGGTAAGTGAGGGGATAAAAAATAAATATCTGCAGCAATCACAGGCAGGCTCGGTATCCTTCCTGCTATCGGCCATGAATATTGCCAACCAATGCGATATCAGTTATAAACTAAGTAAAAATCAACGACTGCAAGTCGAACTGGCATTACTCAAAATGTGTCACCTGCCTTCGGCTTTTAGTATGGCTACCGCGCCACTTAACACAACTCCCATCGCAGATGGGGGATTAAAAAAAAAACCTGATACCCCAGCAATAACACATCCGGCGGCAAATAAAGTAGTTAATGACCACTTGGTTTTAAGCGATGCCCAGCCGGTTTATAATAAAACAGCCCCCGAAACCAGTGCGTACACGGCACCTGCCGCCCCGCCTGTACAGGTAAAAGAAGCTGTTGCCGAAAAGCCTAAAATTATTATGCCGCTTAGGAGTACATTAACTCCGTCGTTAACAGATACGGCCAAAACAGAAGAGGAAATACTTGAGGAAGAAGATCCTTATTTAAAAGGAGATGCCCGGGATGATTTTACTATGGATAGCTTTTTAAAATACTGGAGTGATTTTGCCGCTAAAGTTAAAGCCGATGGTAAAAAAAACCTGGTAACTATTTTTACATCAAACGCTCCGCGGATGATAAAGCCCTACGAATTTGAAATTTTAGTAGGCAATAAAGTACAGGAAAACCTATTCAGGGAAGAGCGCCCTGGGATGCATAACTTTTTGCGCAGTAAGCTAAATAACTTTACCATTGAAGTGAACGCCCGGGTTGATGAGCAGGAGGTTGTCCGTAAGCCTTATACATCGATAGAAAAATTTCAGTACATGGCTTCGCGAAATCCGGAACTGATGGAATTGAGGAATCGCTTTAATCTCGATTTTGATTAA
- a CDS encoding Fic family protein — translation MDCVKLIAKYNDLGIAGVIDHDRFNLIAIDHHSTRIEGSTLTEIETQVLINEGRTPNGKPLQESLMVTDHHAALLFTIENAKAKNKLSVSLLQQINALIMKNTGKVYNTMLGTVDPATGVFRKGNVTAGVSYFPNFDKVERLTGDLVAKLNDQMDKPLSVAGQLNLSFDAHFNLVSIHPYYDGNGRTSRLLMNYIQAYYNLPLAIVQSENKAAYIQALVDTREQEDIQVFRNFMNSEYASLLGKEIEKFEEMKKPSKSGGFTFLF, via the coding sequence ATGGATTGTGTTAAACTCATAGCAAAATATAATGATCTTGGTATAGCCGGGGTGATAGATCATGACAGGTTTAACCTCATCGCTATCGATCACCACTCTACCCGCATTGAAGGATCAACCCTCACCGAGATAGAAACGCAGGTGCTTATTAACGAGGGCCGCACACCTAATGGTAAACCTTTGCAGGAAAGCCTCATGGTAACCGATCATCATGCCGCGCTTTTATTTACCATTGAAAACGCAAAAGCAAAAAATAAACTTTCGGTAAGCCTTTTGCAACAGATAAACGCGTTGATAATGAAAAACACCGGAAAGGTATATAATACCATGCTGGGTACCGTCGATCCGGCAACCGGGGTATTTCGTAAAGGGAACGTTACCGCCGGCGTTTCTTATTTTCCGAATTTTGATAAGGTGGAAAGGCTAACCGGCGATTTGGTGGCGAAACTAAATGACCAGATGGACAAGCCCCTATCTGTGGCGGGGCAATTGAACCTTTCTTTTGATGCCCATTTTAACCTGGTAAGCATCCATCCTTATTATGACGGCAATGGGCGCACCTCGCGTTTGTTAATGAATTACATTCAGGCTTATTATAATTTGCCTCTGGCTATAGTACAAAGCGAAAACAAGGCGGCTTATATTCAAGCCCTGGTTGATACCCGTGAGCAAGAGGATATTCAGGTCTTTCGCAATTTTATGAACAGTGAATATGCATCGCTGCTTGGTAAAGAGATTGAAAAGTTTGAGGAGATGAAGAAGCCATCAAAGAGCGGCGGGTTTACTTTTCTTTTCTGA
- the dapA gene encoding 4-hydroxy-tetrahydrodipicolinate synthase, producing MNIFYGTGVAMVTPFQADGQVDYDGLSNLIEHLIDGGVEYLVSLGTTGESATLSEAERKQVWAFTAEAVNKRVGLVAGIGGNNTHEVVEQIKSFNTAGYDAILSSSPHYNKPTQEGIYQHYKAIAQNTQLPIILYNVPSRTGSTISAATTVRLANDFKNIIGIKEASGNFDLFNQLMRDKPEGFLFISGDDPVTLPMMALGAVGVISVIGNALPRQLSDMVRLLLNNDYKGAHKAHYSLIEFTRLMFADGSPAGVKTALKELGICGDAVRLPLVQVGSATAEAIVKETKALA from the coding sequence ATGAATATATTTTACGGAACAGGGGTAGCCATGGTGACCCCTTTTCAGGCGGATGGTCAAGTTGACTACGACGGGTTGAGCAACCTGATTGAACATTTGATTGATGGCGGGGTGGAATACCTGGTATCATTAGGTACAACCGGCGAAAGTGCCACATTAAGCGAGGCTGAGCGAAAGCAGGTTTGGGCCTTCACCGCTGAAGCAGTAAATAAGCGCGTGGGTTTGGTTGCCGGCATTGGAGGCAACAATACACACGAAGTTGTTGAGCAAATAAAATCATTTAACACCGCTGGTTACGATGCTATTTTATCGTCAAGCCCGCATTACAATAAACCAACGCAGGAAGGTATTTACCAGCACTATAAGGCAATAGCTCAAAATACGCAACTGCCCATTATTTTGTATAACGTGCCCAGCCGTACGGGCAGTACCATTAGTGCAGCTACAACCGTGCGCCTGGCAAACGATTTTAAAAATATAATCGGCATTAAAGAAGCATCGGGTAATTTTGATTTGTTTAACCAGCTGATGAGGGATAAGCCCGAAGGGTTCTTATTCATATCGGGTGATGATCCGGTTACGTTGCCTATGATGGCTTTAGGCGCTGTGGGGGTAATATCGGTAATTGGTAACGCCCTGCCCCGCCAGCTGTCAGATATGGTGCGCCTGCTGCTTAATAACGATTATAAAGGCGCCCACAAGGCCCATTATAGCCTGATAGAATTTACCCGCCTGATGTTTGCCGATGGCAGCCCCGCCGGTGTAAAAACAGCGTTAAAGGAGTTGGGTATTTGCGGCGATGCTGTAAGGTTACCGCTTGTGCAGGTGGGTAGCGCTACCGCCGAAGCGATAGTTAAGGAAACGAAAGCTTTAGCGTAA
- a CDS encoding Crp/Fnr family transcriptional regulator produces MYEIITKSLRALVDFTDEELFLFMQRLKPLSLKKYAFYLKQGQVCKSMVIVFKGGLRYFSRSEKGDNTLGFAFEGEWIGDYESFLLQTPSPDFIEALEDCELFTLSYADMQALYNHSQRFERFGRIIAERLFIDTARNNRNLKLQSAEDRYLDLLTKQSHIFERLPQHLIASYLGIQPQSLSRIRARLANAKS; encoded by the coding sequence ATGTACGAAATCATTACCAAATCATTACGCGCGCTGGTTGATTTTACCGACGAGGAGCTTTTTTTATTTATGCAAAGGCTTAAACCGTTAAGCTTAAAAAAGTATGCTTTTTACTTGAAACAGGGCCAGGTTTGCAAAAGTATGGTTATTGTATTCAAAGGCGGGTTACGATATTTTTCGCGCAGCGAGAAGGGCGATAACACTTTAGGCTTTGCATTTGAGGGCGAGTGGATTGGCGATTATGAAAGCTTTTTATTGCAAACCCCATCGCCTGATTTTATTGAAGCCCTGGAAGATTGTGAACTGTTTACCCTAAGCTATGCCGACATGCAGGCGCTGTATAATCATAGCCAGCGCTTTGAACGGTTTGGCCGCATCATAGCCGAAAGACTGTTTATTGACACCGCCAGAAACAACCGGAATTTAAAACTACAATCAGCGGAGGATAGGTATCTCGACCTGCTTACTAAACAGTCCCATATATTTGAAAGGTTGCCCCAGCATTTAATTGCTTCGTACCTGGGCATTCAACCGCAAAGTCTTAGCCGCATCAGGGCCAGGCTGGCAAACGCTAAAAGTTAA